The genomic window CCGTGTCTTCGACGTCCTCGGGAAGTGCCAGCCAGGTCTGGATGCCGAACAGGCCGTTCGGCCCTTTGCGGGCTGCCTCCGACGTGCGCTCCGAATGAGTCACGCCGCGCCCGGCAACCATCCAGTTCAGCGCGCCCGGCTGGATGATCTGGTCGGCGCCGGTGCTGTCCCGGTGATGAAAATCGCCTTTGAAGAGATACGTCACCGTGCCGAGGCCGATATGCGGATGCGGCCGCACGTCGATCCCCTGCCCGGTCAGCAGTTCCGCCGGCCCCGCCTGATCGAAGAAGATGAAGGGGCCGACCATCTGCCTTTTGGGCGCGGGAAGCGCACGGCGCACTTCGAAACCGCCGAGATCGCGCGAACGCGGAATGATCAGGGTCTCGATCGCATCGAGCCCGACCTCGTCGGGGCAACCGGGTTCAAGTGCGGGATTCCAGCTCATAGGCGCCATCCTCTTCGTGCAGGGCCTAAACCCTCGTTGCCATGACGGGCGGATCATATCGGCCCGCACCGGAAGCGGCGCTCAAGATATCCTGCCGCCCTGCCTTGCACTACCGGTGGATGCGTCCCGCCACTAGGTCCGGATTGCCGTCAGCTGTGTTGCAGAAAGTGGAACGCGGTTCATGATCCTGGCGCCGCGCGTCTCTTGCCGCGAGCGACGGCGGCGCTCTCAGCTTGGTGCGAATCTTTCTGGTCGAGACCCCAGAGCTGCGGGTTGCGCTCGAAATGCGCGATCAGCATTTCGGTCAACACACGAATCTTGCGCGCCGGATGCTGACCGGGTGGACGGATGACATAAGCACCCGCAGGCGGTGGCGGATAGCCGGTCATGATCGGTACGAGCGCGCCGGACGAGACGTAGTCAAACGTGATGCAGTCCGGAAGCCAAGCGATGCCGAGGCCGGCCGCAGCGGCAGCGGCGAGCGCCGTGGCATTGTCAGCCTTGAACCTGCCCTGCGGCTGCACAGAGACGATCTTGTCTCCGTCCATAAGCTGCCAGGTTTCAGTTCCCTGCATGACCGCTTCGTGGGTTGCGATGTCCTCCAGCCTTTCCGGTGCGCCACGCGCCCTGATGTAGTCGGGACTGGCGACCAGTCGCCCATAGATCGGGCCGACGCGCTTGGCGACCAAATTGGAATCCGGGAGATAACCGACGCGGATCGCGCAATCGAAACCTTCAGCAATGAGGTCGACGAACCGATCGCTATAAGATGCATGGATGTGCAAGGCCGGGTGTTGAAGCGCCATGTCGGCGATTACGGGCGCAAAGTGCGTTGGGCCAAAGGTCAGGGGCACTGCAACTCTCAACCGGCCGCGCAGCTCCCCGGCAGGAATGATCGCCTCCCTCGCCAAGTCGATCTCCGCGCTGACCCTTGCTGCATGGTCTCGAAACGTCATGCCTGCGTCGGTCAGCGCGGCACCCCTCGTGGTGCGCGCGACAAGTTGGGCGCCGAGTGCCGATTCCAGCCGCAGCAGGCGTCGACTGACGATGGACTTGGAGATACCGAGCCGTCGCGCCGCTGAAGAGATCCCGCCTGCGTCGGCAACCTCCACAAATGTCCGAATGTCCTCGATGTCCACTGCGACGCTCCCCGTCTCGCAACAAATTGCCCACAACCATCATCCGTTTCTCTAATATAAGAACGTCTAATGCGATCACGAAAACTTTACCACATGCAACGTGGATTTATTTTCCTGCCTTCGAATTAAGCAAACTCATAAGAATTAAGCGGAGGGTGGCCGTTCTTCATTTTGTGAGAACAGCAATGACCAGAACCTTCCTGAACGATCGAAGCGGCAACTTTGCAATATTTGCTGCGTTCGCACTGCCCGTTACTCTCGGCGCAGCCGGTCTTGGCGTCGACGTCGTTCACATGCGCTCCGTGGTTTCAGAGGTGCAACAGATCACCGATGGCGCCGTTCTCGCCGCGACGCGCAGAGCGATGAGCGACAGCGAGCGCAAACAAGTGTTCGAAGATCACCTGCGGTCGCATGTGGCACCTAACGCTTCCTACAAGGTGCTGAACGCGGAATTGCGCAGTGTCGAAGGCACCAACCACATCGAAGTCACGGGAGACGTCACGCTCGCTGTCGACACGTTCTTCCTTCACAACGCCCGTAAGGAACCAGCGCGGGTAATCGCGGCCGCTTACCAATCCACCAAGGCTGTCGAAATCGGGCTCGTGCTCGACAACACCGGATCGATGGGACAGGAGGGCATCGACACTCTCAAGAGTGCTGCTCTCGGTCTGCTGGGCGTCGTGCAAGATGGCGCTTCCGCCGGCAAGGACATCCGCGTCGCAGTCGTTCCCTTCGTTACTGCCGTCAACATCAAGGGTGAAGGCTTTGATCCGATCTGGATCGATGATGAGGGCGAGTCCCTCTACAATGGCTGGACCTTTCTCGACGAAGACGAGCGTGAGCGTCGTGGCGAAGGCCTTCCCACGGACTGGGAAGACAACGCGGCGCGGTCTGGGGGTGGTGACGATGACGATGACGACGACGACGACGACGATGATGATGATGACAACGACGAGAAAGCCTGTGGCAATCAAGGGCAACGCGACCAAGCCAAGGCTTTGAGAGATGCCTGTCGTCAGCAGCGGCTTGCTAAGCTGGAGTATCCGCACCAGACGGCATTGTTCAGTGTGTCCGGCACGCAGTGGAAAGGATGCGTCGAAGCGCGTCCCTATCCGCTCAATCTCGGGCTCGAGCCACCACGCTCCCGGGATCCCGATACGCTTTTCGTTCCCTATTTCGCACCCGACGAACCGGGAACCGCAACCCTGGACGGGGGGAACGATTCCACCAAGTTCAACAATTCCTGGCTGAACGATGTCGTGGACGGCAGCACGGCCGAGGTTCAGCGTTCGGCGCTCAAATACATCGATCCGGAGGTGCGGCGGGTCGAAGAGGCCAAGTCTCTCACCCGCGGGCCGAACCGCGCTTGCCCGACGCCCATCGTTCCCCTTTCGCGGGATATGGCCAAGGTGCGCGCCGGGATCAACGCCATGCAATTCTGGAACGGCTCCGGTACGAACATCGCGGAAGGACTGGCCTGGGGGTGGCGGGTGATGACCCCGGGCGCGCCCTACACACAGGCTGCTGCGATCGACCCGGCGAGCACCTCCAAATTCATCGTGCTCATGACAGACGGACGCAACGTGTCCTTCGGCTCCAGCAACACGATGAACAAGTCGGATTACGGATCCTACGGCTTCCTGGCAGACGGGCGAATTGCCGGTGCCAGCACCTCATCGAGTGCCGAAAAGACGCTGAACAATTGGACGCTGAAAATCTGCGAAGACATCAAGGCGCAGCAGATCGAGATCTTCACCGTGCTCTACAAGGAAACGGACACCAACGTTCAGAAGATGCTGAAGCAGTGCGCGACCAAGCCCGGCAATTTCTACATGGCCACCAAGACGGCAGGGCTCATCAGCGCTTTTGGCGACATCGCCCGGCAGATGTCGCCGCTCCGCCTGATCCGGTAACGGCGGCATGGCAAACCTTGCCGATGGAGGAACCGGTCCATCGGCAAGACGGCTCTCGTGACCTCAGGGAAGTCGTTTGCCGGTGTCTGCCGCAAAAACATGCAGCAAAGCCGGATCGATGCGCGCTTCCATCGTGTCGTCCAGTTCGCCATCGATCGGCGCCGAGACCACGATGCGGTCGCTGCCGAGATGTCCATGCACCAGGCGGCTTGGGCCCAGTTCCTCGACATAGGCGATCCGGACCGGAAGCCCCTGCGGCTCGCCCGTGCGGCGCGCGAGGGTCAGGTCTTCCGCTCTCATTCCGATGGTCAACGGACCCTGTGGCAGCGAACGCCCGGCCAGCGGAATCGTCGCGTCGGACAGGCGAAGGCCGTTGCCGTCGCGGGTGGCGGAGATAAGGTTCATCGCCGGCGAGCCGATGAAGCTTGCGACGAAGGTGGATTGCGGATGGCGGTAGATTTCGAGCGGGGTCCCGATCTGCTCGATGCGTCCCTTGTTGAGCACGACGAGACGATCCGCGAGCGTCATCGCCTCGAGCTGGTCGTGGGTAACGTAGACCGAGGTCGTCGCAAGGCGTCTCTGCAGCAGCTTGATCTCGCCACGCATCTCGACACGCAGCTTCGCATCGAGGTTCGACAGCGGCTCGTCGAAGAGGAACGCCGCAGGTTCGCGCACGATGGCGCGTCCCATAGCCACGCGCTGGCGCTGACCGCCGGAGAGCTGACGAGGCTTGCGATCGAGATATTCGCCGATCTGCAGGATGCGGGAAGCCTCGGCGACGCGCCGCTCGATCTCCGCCTTGGGCGTGCCGCGGTTCTTCAACCCGTAGGCCATGTTCGCACGCACCGTCATGTGCGGGTAAAGCGCGTAGTTCTGGAACACCATGGCGATGTCGCGCTCTGCCGGTTCCTTGTCGTTGACCACGCGGCCGGCGATGGAGACGGTGCCGTCCGTGATCGTCTCGAGACCCGCGATCATGCGCAGCAGGGTCGACTTTCCGCATCCCGACGGACCAACCAGAACGACCATCTCGCCGGTTTCGATGGCGAGGTCGATGCCGGACACCGCTTCCGCGCCACCGGGATACACCTTGCGCAGGTTTTTGAGTTCAATCGCCGACATGGCTATTTCTCCGTCTCGACGAGGCCCTTCACGAAGAGCCTCTGCATGCAGATGACGACCAGCACCGGCGGCAGCATTGCGAGCACGACGGTCGCCATCACCGTGTTCCATTGCGGGTAGCTGTCGGCCACGTCGGCCATGCGCTTGATGCCCATGACGACGGTGTAATAATCCGAGCTCGTCGTGATCAGCAGCGGCCAGAGATACTGGTTCCAGCCATAGATGAAGAGGATCACGAAAAGCGCGGCGATGTTGGTGCGCGACAGCGGAAGCAGGATGTCGAAGAAGAACTTCATGGGACCTGCTCCATCGACGCGTGCGGCTTCCATCAATTCGTCCGGCACCGTCAGGAAGAACTGCCGGAACAGGAACGTTGCCGTCGCGGACGCGATCAGCGGGATCGACAGGCCCGCGTAGGAATTGAGCATCCCCAGATTGGCGACCACCTGGAATGTCGGCACGATCCGCACTTCGACCGGCAGCATCAGCGTGACGAAGATCGCCCAGAACGCGAGTGCGCGAAACGGGAAGCGGAAATAGACGATCGCGAAGGCGGAAAGCAGCGAGATGACGATCTTTCCGATGGCGATCGTCAACGCCATGATCAGCGAGTTCGTCATCATCAGGCTGATCGGCGGAATTCCGGAGGTCGAGACGCCCGATGACAGCACCTGCCGGTAGTTCTCCACGGCATGGGGTCCCGGCAGCAGCGGGATGATGCCCGACATGAAATCGGTCGGTCCATGGGTGGAAGCGATGATCGCCAGATAGACGGGAAACGCGACGAGCGCCACGCCGGCAATCAGGACGAGGTGCGCGGTAAGCTTCAGGAGCGGCCGGTTCTCGATCATCGGTCAGTACTCCACGCGCCGTTCGATGTAGCGGAACTGGATGAAGGTGAAGACCGTCACGATCGCCATGAGGATGACCGACTGTGCTGCCGACGAGCCGAGGTTCAGGCCGATGAAGCCATCGTCGAAGACCTTGTAGACGAGTATGTTCGTCGCCTGGTTGGGACCGCCTTCGGTGGTCGCGTGGATCACCGCGAACGTGTCGAACATCGCGTAGACGACGTTGACCACCACGAGGAAGAACGTCGTCGGCGACAAGAGCGGCAGCGTGATGGTGAAGAAGCGCTTGATCGGCCCCGCGCCATCGATCGCCGCGGCCTCCGTCAACGAGCGCGGAATGGCGTGCAGCCCGGCAAGGAAGAACAGGAAGTTGTAGGAGATCTGCTTCCAGCTCGAGGCGATCACGACGAGGATCATCGCGTCGGTGCCATCCAGGCCATGGTTCCAGTTATAGCCCGCCTGGCGCATCAGATAGGACAGGATGCCGATCGTGGGATTGAACATGAACCACCACATGACGCCTGCAACCGCCGGCGCGACGGCATAGGGCCAGATGATGAGGGTGCTGTAAGTCTGCTGACTGCGGATCATGCCATTGGCGGCGACAGCCAGCGCAAGGGCAATGACGATGGACAGGACGGCGACGCTCGTTGCGAAGACAGCCGTGACCGCCATGGAGTTGAGGTAACTCGCGCTCTGGAAGAGCCGCGTGTAATTGTCGAACCAAATGAACTGCGTCGAGAAGCCGAACGCATCTTCGCGAAGAAAAGACTGGCGAAACGCCTGTGCTGCCGGCCAGAGAAAGAAGATCGCGGTCACGGCAAGCTGCGGCGCCAACAGCATGTAGGGCAGCGCCCGATTGGAAAAGACTGTCCGCTTGCTTTGCATCGATCAACCGGGATTGACGGGCAGGAACCCGTAAGGAACGGTGCAGGCGGACCGATGGAATCGGCCCGCCTGCAGGTGACAGGTTGAAGCCTTGGGCCTCAAACGGTTCAGCCGTTGATTTCTTCGAACTCGCGGATCAGCTCGTTGCCCCG from Georhizobium profundi includes these protein-coding regions:
- a CDS encoding pilus assembly protein; the protein is MTRTFLNDRSGNFAIFAAFALPVTLGAAGLGVDVVHMRSVVSEVQQITDGAVLAATRRAMSDSERKQVFEDHLRSHVAPNASYKVLNAELRSVEGTNHIEVTGDVTLAVDTFFLHNARKEPARVIAAAYQSTKAVEIGLVLDNTGSMGQEGIDTLKSAALGLLGVVQDGASAGKDIRVAVVPFVTAVNIKGEGFDPIWIDDEGESLYNGWTFLDEDERERRGEGLPTDWEDNAARSGGGDDDDDDDDDDDDDDDNDEKACGNQGQRDQAKALRDACRQQRLAKLEYPHQTALFSVSGTQWKGCVEARPYPLNLGLEPPRSRDPDTLFVPYFAPDEPGTATLDGGNDSTKFNNSWLNDVVDGSTAEVQRSALKYIDPEVRRVEEAKSLTRGPNRACPTPIVPLSRDMAKVRAGINAMQFWNGSGTNIAEGLAWGWRVMTPGAPYTQAAAIDPASTSKFIVLMTDGRNVSFGSSNTMNKSDYGSYGFLADGRIAGASTSSSAEKTLNNWTLKICEDIKAQQIEIFTVLYKETDTNVQKMLKQCATKPGNFYMATKTAGLISAFGDIARQMSPLRLIR
- a CDS encoding sn-glycerol-3-phosphate import ATP-binding protein UgpC → MSAIELKNLRKVYPGGAEAVSGIDLAIETGEMVVLVGPSGCGKSTLLRMIAGLETITDGTVSIAGRVVNDKEPAERDIAMVFQNYALYPHMTVRANMAYGLKNRGTPKAEIERRVAEASRILQIGEYLDRKPRQLSGGQRQRVAMGRAIVREPAAFLFDEPLSNLDAKLRVEMRGEIKLLQRRLATTSVYVTHDQLEAMTLADRLVVLNKGRIEQIGTPLEIYRHPQSTFVASFIGSPAMNLISATRDGNGLRLSDATIPLAGRSLPQGPLTIGMRAEDLTLARRTGEPQGLPVRIAYVEELGPSRLVHGHLGSDRIVVSAPIDGELDDTMEARIDPALLHVFAADTGKRLP
- the ugpE gene encoding sn-glycerol-3-phosphate ABC transporter permease UgpE, translated to MIENRPLLKLTAHLVLIAGVALVAFPVYLAIIASTHGPTDFMSGIIPLLPGPHAVENYRQVLSSGVSTSGIPPISLMMTNSLIMALTIAIGKIVISLLSAFAIVYFRFPFRALAFWAIFVTLMLPVEVRIVPTFQVVANLGMLNSYAGLSIPLIASATATFLFRQFFLTVPDELMEAARVDGAGPMKFFFDILLPLSRTNIAALFVILFIYGWNQYLWPLLITTSSDYYTVVMGIKRMADVADSYPQWNTVMATVVLAMLPPVLVVICMQRLFVKGLVETEK
- the ugpA gene encoding sn-glycerol-3-phosphate ABC transporter permease UgpA; protein product: MQSKRTVFSNRALPYMLLAPQLAVTAIFFLWPAAQAFRQSFLREDAFGFSTQFIWFDNYTRLFQSASYLNSMAVTAVFATSVAVLSIVIALALAVAANGMIRSQQTYSTLIIWPYAVAPAVAGVMWWFMFNPTIGILSYLMRQAGYNWNHGLDGTDAMILVVIASSWKQISYNFLFFLAGLHAIPRSLTEAAAIDGAGPIKRFFTITLPLLSPTTFFLVVVNVVYAMFDTFAVIHATTEGGPNQATNILVYKVFDDGFIGLNLGSSAAQSVILMAIVTVFTFIQFRYIERRVEY